The Hyphococcus flavus genome contains a region encoding:
- a CDS encoding TIGR04283 family arsenosugar biosynthesis glycosyltransferase → MIAPCISVVIPALNAEVRITECLNALVPAVVGELVREVIVVDGGSEDKTCDIADGFGAVVLQAPPGRGGQLGAGARAAKGEWLLFLHADTVLEQGWETEAEKFIATNPFRAGVFTLRFDAIGVAPRLVAAGAMARTAIFKAPYGDQGLLISKKSYEEIGGYADLPLMEDVDFMRRLVKAKGRGVLHVLKAKAITSAERYERDGYMARVFKNTRTLARYYLGAAPEQLAKDYR, encoded by the coding sequence GTGATAGCGCCGTGCATTTCGGTCGTCATACCTGCCTTGAATGCTGAGGTGCGTATCACCGAATGCCTGAACGCGCTTGTTCCTGCAGTCGTTGGCGAACTGGTGCGTGAGGTTATCGTCGTCGATGGCGGCTCTGAAGATAAAACCTGCGATATCGCTGATGGCTTTGGTGCGGTGGTTTTGCAGGCGCCGCCGGGGCGAGGCGGGCAGCTTGGGGCCGGCGCACGCGCTGCTAAAGGCGAATGGCTTTTGTTTCTGCATGCGGACACAGTGCTGGAACAGGGGTGGGAAACGGAAGCCGAAAAATTCATCGCAACCAATCCGTTTCGCGCAGGCGTTTTTACATTGCGGTTCGATGCAATAGGGGTCGCGCCGCGCCTTGTCGCCGCCGGGGCCATGGCGCGCACGGCGATTTTCAAGGCGCCTTATGGCGACCAGGGATTGTTGATTTCAAAAAAATCGTACGAAGAAATCGGTGGCTATGCTGATCTGCCGTTAATGGAGGATGTTGATTTCATGCGCAGGCTGGTGAAGGCGAAAGGGCGGGGCGTGCTGCATGTTCTGAAGGCAAAAGCGATAACTTCCGCTGAACGGTACGAGCGTGACGGATATATGGCGCGGGTTTTCAAGAATACGCGCACGCTCGCGCGCTACTATCTGGGCGCCGCGCCGGAGCAACTGGCGAAAGACTATCGATAA
- a CDS encoding helix-turn-helix transcriptional regulator, with product MENRLKELRAERGWSQSYLAEQLDVSRQTVISLERGKYDPSLPLAFKISNVFSQPIEAIFKPDSE from the coding sequence ATGGAGAACCGTTTAAAGGAGCTGCGCGCGGAACGCGGCTGGTCGCAATCCTATCTCGCTGAACAACTTGATGTCTCGCGTCAGACGGTGATCTCGCTGGAGCGCGGGAAATACGATCCCTCGCTGCCGCTCGCGTTCAAAATTTCTAATGTTTTCAGCCAGCCCATCGAAGCGATTTTCAAGCCTGACAGCGAATAA
- a CDS encoding dipeptidase has translation MKWIGLALAALLLVGVYVFYGVLPQRFDRNNNVVIPHEPYEISERARALHETIPVADLHSDMLLWRRDPLKRNMRGHTDLPRLRDGGVALQVFTAVTKTPPDLNYDENEADKDALTLLMIAQAWPVRTWNSIYERAAYQASRLDKLEKRADGGFVYAKTKNDLQGAIDHGALAGVYGIEGAHPLEGDIENLDKLYDAGLRVMGLQHFFDNELGGSLHGTSGAGLTAFGKQAVDRAVEKGMIIDVAHSSEAVVREVLARTDKPVIVSHTGLKGHCDTPRNISDETMKMIADHGGLVGVGFWDAAVCDPTPAGIAGAILYAVELLGVDHVALGSDFDGTVTTPIDGSEMAAITQALIDAGADDETIRAVMGENAVRFFLEHLPG, from the coding sequence ATGAAATGGATCGGGTTGGCGCTGGCGGCGCTTTTGTTAGTTGGCGTTTATGTTTTCTACGGCGTCCTGCCGCAGCGTTTCGACCGCAACAATAATGTCGTCATCCCGCACGAGCCTTATGAGATTTCAGAGCGCGCCCGCGCGCTGCACGAAACCATACCCGTCGCTGACCTACATTCAGACATGCTGCTCTGGCGGCGCGATCCGCTAAAGCGAAACATGCGCGGGCATACGGATCTGCCGCGTCTCCGCGATGGCGGTGTTGCGTTACAGGTTTTTACCGCCGTCACCAAAACCCCGCCAGACTTGAATTACGATGAAAACGAAGCAGACAAGGACGCGCTGACCCTGTTGATGATTGCGCAAGCCTGGCCGGTGCGGACATGGAATTCCATTTATGAGCGTGCCGCGTATCAAGCATCGCGTCTCGATAAATTGGAAAAACGGGCTGACGGCGGCTTTGTCTACGCAAAGACAAAAAACGATTTGCAGGGCGCAATTGATCACGGCGCGCTGGCGGGGGTTTACGGGATTGAGGGAGCACACCCTCTCGAAGGCGATATCGAAAACCTCGATAAGCTTTATGACGCTGGCTTACGCGTTATGGGGCTGCAGCATTTTTTCGATAACGAACTTGGCGGCTCCCTGCATGGGACGTCGGGCGCCGGACTGACGGCGTTTGGTAAGCAAGCGGTTGATCGCGCTGTTGAAAAAGGCATGATCATCGATGTCGCTCATTCGTCAGAAGCAGTGGTGCGCGAAGTTCTGGCGCGCACCGATAAGCCCGTGATCGTTTCTCACACAGGTTTAAAGGGGCATTGCGACACGCCGCGAAACATTTCCGATGAAACCATGAAGATGATCGCCGATCATGGCGGGCTCGTGGGGGTTGGCTTCTGGGATGCAGCTGTGTGCGATCCGACACCGGCGGGTATTGCCGGCGCAATCCTTTACGCTGTGGAACTGTTGGGCGTTGATCATGTGGCGCTCGGTTCTGACTTTGACGGCACGGTCACAACGCCTATCGACGGCAGTGAAATGGCGGCGATCACCCAAGCGCTGATCGATGCCGGCGCCGATGACGAAACCATTCGCGCCGTTATGGGCGAAAACGCAGTGCGCTTTTTTCTGGAGCATTTGCCAGGCTAG
- a CDS encoding PA0069 family radical SAM protein, producing MARAAHLSFRPTRRPTLGETAADAPAAGAHTAQSAAAGKGRGARSNASGRYEKDQREEVNDGWDLDEDMPPLRTDVTLEKPRKIITFNNSPYVGFDRSINPYRGCEHGCIYCFARPTHAYMGLSPGLDFESKLFAKPSAPKLLEKELSDKNYRPQVIAMGTNTDPYQPIERKFQIMRGILGVFSKFNHPVTILTKSQNITRDLDILGPMAEKNLTRAMVSITTEDKALARSMEPRASAPKWRFEAINKLVDAGVSTGIMTGPMIPGLNDDEMEGIMEKAAELGASFSAFTVLRLPLEVSPLFQEWLETFAPTRAKRIMRHIRDMNGGKDYDPHWSRGREIKTPYAQLIAQRNARTRAKLGFNRERAPLDLSLFRVPAEVSGQMDLFG from the coding sequence ATGGCCCGCGCCGCGCACCTTTCCTTCCGTCCGACCCGCCGCCCGACATTGGGGGAGACGGCGGCCGACGCCCCAGCCGCCGGGGCGCACACCGCCCAATCGGCCGCCGCAGGGAAAGGGCGCGGCGCGCGGTCTAACGCCTCCGGGCGTTATGAAAAGGACCAGCGCGAGGAGGTGAATGACGGCTGGGACCTCGACGAAGACATGCCGCCCCTGCGCACTGACGTGACGCTCGAAAAACCGCGCAAGATTATCACCTTCAACAACTCGCCTTATGTGGGCTTTGACCGCTCCATCAATCCCTATCGCGGCTGTGAGCATGGTTGCATCTATTGTTTCGCGCGGCCGACCCACGCCTATATGGGCCTTTCGCCGGGTCTCGATTTTGAATCGAAACTGTTCGCCAAGCCTTCCGCGCCGAAACTCCTTGAAAAAGAACTGTCGGACAAAAACTATCGCCCGCAAGTCATCGCCATGGGGACGAACACCGACCCCTATCAGCCGATCGAACGCAAGTTTCAGATCATGCGCGGGATTTTAGGCGTCTTTTCAAAATTCAACCATCCCGTCACCATACTGACGAAATCGCAGAACATTACACGCGACCTCGACATACTTGGACCGATGGCGGAAAAGAATCTCACCCGCGCCATGGTGTCGATCACCACAGAGGATAAAGCGCTGGCGCGATCGATGGAGCCGCGCGCTTCGGCCCCGAAATGGCGGTTCGAGGCGATCAATAAACTCGTTGACGCCGGCGTTTCCACCGGCATCATGACCGGACCGATGATCCCCGGTCTCAATGATGACGAAATGGAAGGCATCATGGAAAAGGCGGCTGAACTCGGCGCCAGCTTTTCCGCCTTTACGGTTTTGCGGTTGCCGCTAGAGGTCTCGCCCTTGTTTCAGGAATGGCTCGAGACGTTCGCGCCGACCCGCGCCAAACGCATCATGCGCCATATTCGCGACATGAACGGCGGCAAGGATTACGACCCGCACTGGTCGCGCGGGCGCGAGATTAAAACGCCCTATGCGCAGCTCATCGCGCAACGCAACGCCCGAACCCGCGCAAAACTCGGTTTCAATCGTGAGCGGGCACCGCTCGACCTCTCGCTCTTCCGCGTCCCGGCTGAAGTTTCAGGCCAGATGGATTTGTTTGGGTGA
- a CDS encoding TIGR04282 family arsenosugar biosynthesis glycosyltransferase, translated as MRGTVVVFVKAPVAGRVKTRLGVEIGMARAAALFRIMMNNTIAEAEKGRWRTVLAVDPPSAAHQDARFWPRRLPRVVQGRGDLGERMKRVFDVMPPGPVVIIGADAPEMRTRHLREAFDKLRGADAVFGPAEDGGYWLIGLARRRAAPDLFDGVRWSTKHALKDTLKTLPEKFDVRMLETLRDIDHAADLKHLARHVAKR; from the coding sequence ATGCGCGGTACGGTCGTCGTCTTTGTGAAAGCGCCAGTGGCGGGGCGGGTGAAAACCCGGCTCGGCGTGGAGATCGGCATGGCCCGCGCGGCGGCTTTATTCCGTATCATGATGAACAATACGATTGCCGAGGCGGAAAAGGGGCGATGGCGCACGGTGCTCGCAGTCGATCCGCCGTCAGCGGCGCATCAGGACGCCCGGTTCTGGCCGCGCCGCCTGCCGCGCGTTGTGCAGGGGCGAGGCGATCTTGGTGAGCGCATGAAAAGAGTTTTTGACGTCATGCCGCCGGGACCTGTCGTCATCATCGGCGCTGATGCGCCGGAGATGCGCACGCGGCATTTGCGCGAGGCGTTCGATAAGCTTCGCGGCGCCGACGCGGTATTCGGCCCGGCTGAAGACGGCGGCTACTGGCTCATCGGTCTTGCCCGCCGTCGCGCCGCGCCTGATCTTTTCGACGGCGTCAGATGGTCAACAAAACACGCGCTGAAAGACACGCTGAAAACGCTGCCTGAAAAATTCGATGTCCGAATGCTAGAAACTTTGAGGGATATCGATCATGCGGCCGACCTTAAGCATTTAGCGCGGCATGTTGCAAAGCGTTGA